In a single window of the Candidatus Neomarinimicrobiota bacterium genome:
- a CDS encoding SAM-dependent methyltransferase has protein sequence MTAVAIEQHFPADQRIIDDDLAYRILPFGMRAFVWLMRPDAARDWMVRASEKTLPGIWGGMMCRKQYIDEKLIESLGQINAVVNLGAGFDTRAYRQPALADVPTWELDHLANIEPKRIRLRKLFGAVPAYVKLVPIDFDREELGAVLAAHGYSVDKRTFFIWEAVTQYLTETGLRTTFDFFAKAARGSRLAFTYVRKDFIDGQVIYGQEDAYKKYVVKDKVWLFGMDPEGVTNFLAAYGWRVVEHLGYEELAVRYVKPTGRELTSTPIERIVYAEKR, from the coding sequence ATGACGGCGGTCGCCATCGAGCAACACTTCCCAGCGGATCAGCGCATCATCGACGATGACCTGGCCTATCGAATCTTGCCGTTCGGCATGAGAGCTTTCGTGTGGCTGATGCGGCCTGATGCGGCCAGGGATTGGATGGTCCGCGCGTCCGAGAAGACCCTTCCCGGCATCTGGGGCGGTATGATGTGCCGGAAGCAGTACATAGACGAGAAGCTGATCGAGTCGCTCGGCCAGATCAACGCGGTGGTGAACCTGGGTGCAGGCTTCGACACTCGGGCCTACCGGCAACCAGCTCTAGCCGACGTGCCGACCTGGGAGCTCGATCATCTGGCGAACATCGAGCCCAAGCGGATCCGGCTGCGGAAGCTGTTTGGAGCGGTTCCCGCCTACGTCAAGCTCGTGCCCATCGACTTCGACCGCGAGGAGCTGGGCGCCGTGCTGGCGGCGCACGGCTACTCGGTGGACAAGCGGACGTTCTTCATCTGGGAGGCGGTCACGCAGTACCTGACCGAGACCGGCCTCAGGACGACCTTCGACTTCTTTGCCAAGGCCGCGCGCGGTAGCCGCCTGGCCTTCACGTACGTCCGTAAGGACTTCATAGACGGTCAAGTCATATACGGCCAGGAGGACGCCTACAAAAAGTACGTCGTGAAGGATAAGGTTTGGCTCTTCGGCATGGATCCCGAAGGCGTCACGAACTTCCTCGCGGCGTACGGCTGGCGCGTGGTCGAGCACCTCGGTTACGAGGAGCTGGCCGTGCGGTACGTAAAGCCGACTGGCCGGGAGCTTACGTCTACGCCGATCGAGCGGATCGTCTACGCGGAGAAGCGGTAG